From Punica granatum isolate Tunisia-2019 chromosome 1, ASM765513v2, whole genome shotgun sequence:
AAAATCCTTGGAAATGGAGCACTCGCGCCTGCCTTATTGATCCCGGGGCTTGTAAGTTCTCTTCCGGTGGTATATTAGAGATGTAATACCGAAGAAAGTTTGCAGCTTTTCTACTTTCAAATTCGACATGTTGATTGTATTGGCTTCGGGGAACGAGTGGGCGGTAAGAGACTTTTTGGGTGTGCTCGAATGGATTAAGAggcaaattttgaaatttttgtggAACTACGTTTCTGTGTAGTGTTCGAGGAATGGGGTCCATGCTCTTGAGCCATCTCGGCCATATCTTTGAAGATGCAGCCGATACATGGGTTCTTTGAATGACTTGCATTTGATCTCGAATGACGTGGCGCTTGCATTTGGTTCGATGTTTGTTATGTCTTCCCCTTTATTTCCATCAATAGTACTTTGCAACAGAAGCTTCTCCTGTTCAGTTTCATTCTATGTACTTTACGGTCTGCACCGGTCACCCTGATTTATCTCCTTAACGAGTTGTATTTGACCTGATTTGGCCTATCTCATGATTTGCAGATTAGGGAATGCTCGAATATTTCCTGGGGTATTCATCACCTGTGGGAACTTGATCGGCACTTTTAGTTCCCAAGCTCAGATGAGAACTGTCACAATGTGCTTTTCTATTCTGCAATTTTCAAGAAGCGGAGTTCCTAGATTTGCAGGGTTTTGGCGAGGAGGTTTCCACAGTCTGAGTTCGAGCTCCAGGAACAATTCTAATTTCAGAGTAGTTGGTTCCAAAACATATGGGCTTGAAGGCGGATACAGAAGAAGATGGATACGTAGGCCAGCTTCCACAAAAGCGGAAGGGAGGAGCAAAACTGCTGATAGCAATAAATCCAGTAATATCAGGAATGAGATTTTGGAAGAAACGGTTTCTGCAACTGCTGCTGTAAATGTAAACGTGGCCAGGGTCACTGAGTTGCGCAAGATTGAATATTGTGATATTCAACAAAACATCGCTGAGAACAAAGGCTTGGTGAGCCTTGTAACCATAGTTGTCTTTGATATCGAGACTACTGGGTTCAGCAGAGAGAATGATCGGATCATTGAAATTGCACTTCGAGATCTCAGCGGTGGTGAAAATAGCACTTTCCAGACATTGGTGAATCCTCAAAAGTTTGTCGCAAATCATCATGTCCATGGCATTACATCTCGTATGGTGAACAGACCCGATGTTCCCAGGTATCCTGTACACTTGTTGGCTACTAATCTCACATTCTGTTTGGCTTTTGTATGAAATGGATTGAAAAGAAAGGCACTTTTCCAATTTCTCGATGACTGCATGTGCTCATTAACTTAGTTTAGATCTCATTATTTTGACTTCCTTGGGAAATGCATAAGCTGAGAACTGCCTGTAGCTTATGCATTTCCTTTTGAAGGCAAAGCGGTACCAGGCTTGCGTTGGTAGGACTTGATGCTTATCTTGACCCAGGAGCTTTTATTCGACCACTTGTAATGGCTGCGATTGCTTATTCTCACGAATCATTGCAGTTAGAGGAGTTTCAATATGAGTGAAATTGATAATCTTCTTGAGGTTATTAAAAAACTGACAGATGATGGCACAGTTGGTGAACGGATATTCCGATTGAATACATCCCAGTAGAAAGCAGATTTGCGGTCTTCCCCTATTTGACTCTTTTTAGGATAAGTGAGCCAAATTTAGATCCTTTCTATCTCTTTCCTAGCAGAGGAAGTCATGTTAGCCTGATTTCATTCCATTCGGTAATGAAAGATCTTGAAATGTATCAGCCTTTGCGTAACGTGATGTTATGATCTAATGCAGGATGGAAGACCTGATACCCATCCTGTTGAAGTATGTTCGAAGTCGCCAGAAACCTGAGGGGATAGTTTTGTTTGTTGCCCATAATGCTCGCGTTTTCGATGTGCCTTTTCTGAAAGAGGAGTTCAATCGGTGTAATTATGTGATTCCAACCGATTGGCATTTCATGGACACGCTTCCTCTCTCTCGGCAAGTGGTGAAAGCTAaaggtctctctctctttatgcGTACTTAAGCAAGTGTATGTGTTTGAGCACCCTTAGATGAGTAGATGGATTTGATGCATTTCAATCTTGTTGACAGGACAGAAAGTTTCTTTGCAAGCCCTCCGTGAGTACTACAAGATTGAATCGGTTGGTTCAGCTCACAGGGCCATGGCCGATGTGAACTTGCTGTCAATTATTTTCCAGAGATTGACTTTCGACTTGAAGATGTCTGTCTCAAACATTCTCGAGATTTCTTTTGCACCCACGGAGTTAAATActaataagaagaagaaggattcAAGCTAGTCTGCGGCTGACACAGTTCATCCTCAGGCCAGATACTGACCCTCCGTTGTTGTCATTGGTGACTAATACAAGTCAAGAAAAAGGACATTACCAGTTAATCATTTATGTATGATCCCACCAAGGGCTTTATTGTTTGTCGTAATTGTTCAATCGATATTTATCAATAGAAACACTGCCATGGTTATTTTACGACTCCATGAGCACCCTTCTGCTTGTAAGTATTCGACATTCGATGGCGAACATCCATCAAGAGCAACtcgttctttttttcttgtgtAAGCAAAGACGGGCCATATGAATTGAAATAAATCAAGTTGGCAGCAAATGATACTCAAATGGACTTGTTTTTACTAGATCAAGAAAGTATGTTTATATCATGTTGATTATCGATTATGAACATAACAAAAAGTGGGGGGAAGTCTGTTCTCCACAGAGttgtgttttgaaaagac
This genomic window contains:
- the LOC116188416 gene encoding exonuclease DPD1, chloroplastic/mitochondrial isoform X3 — protein: MGSLNDLHLISNDVALAFGSILGNARIFPGVFITCGNLIGTFSSQAQMRTVTMCFSILQFSRSGVPRFAGFWRGGFHSLSSSSRNNSNFRVVGSKTYGLEGGYRRRWIRRPASTKAEGRSKTADSNKSSNIRNEILEETVSATAAVNVNVARVTELRKIEYCDIQQNIAENKGLVSLVTIVVFDIETTGFSRENDRIIEIALRDLSGGENSTFQTLVNPQKFVANHHVHGITSRMVNRPDVPRMEDLIPILLKYVRSRQKPEGIVLFVAHNARVFDVPFLKEEFNRCNYVIPTDWHFMDTLPLSRQVVKAKESFFASPP
- the LOC116188416 gene encoding exonuclease DPD1, chloroplastic/mitochondrial isoform X2 gives rise to the protein MRTVTMCFSILQFSRSGVPRFAGFWRGGFHSLSSSSRNNSNFRVVGSKTYGLEGGYRRRWIRRPASTKAEGRSKTADSNKSSNIRNEILEETVSATAAVNVNVARVTELRKIEYCDIQQNIAENKGLVSLVTIVVFDIETTGFSRENDRIIEIALRDLSGGENSTFQTLVNPQKFVANHHVHGITSRMVNRPDVPRMEDLIPILLKYVRSRQKPEGIVLFVAHNARVFDVPFLKEEFNRCNYVIPTDWHFMDTLPLSRQVVKAKGQKVSLQALREYYKIESVGSAHRAMADVNLLSIIFQRLTFDLKMSVSNILEISFAPTELNTNKKKKDSS
- the LOC116188416 gene encoding exonuclease DPD1, chloroplastic/mitochondrial isoform X1 — encoded protein: MGSLNDLHLISNDVALAFGSILGNARIFPGVFITCGNLIGTFSSQAQMRTVTMCFSILQFSRSGVPRFAGFWRGGFHSLSSSSRNNSNFRVVGSKTYGLEGGYRRRWIRRPASTKAEGRSKTADSNKSSNIRNEILEETVSATAAVNVNVARVTELRKIEYCDIQQNIAENKGLVSLVTIVVFDIETTGFSRENDRIIEIALRDLSGGENSTFQTLVNPQKFVANHHVHGITSRMVNRPDVPRMEDLIPILLKYVRSRQKPEGIVLFVAHNARVFDVPFLKEEFNRCNYVIPTDWHFMDTLPLSRQVVKAKGQKVSLQALREYYKIESVGSAHRAMADVNLLSIIFQRLTFDLKMSVSNILEISFAPTELNTNKKKKDSS